aagccccggaccaaagttcagaagagcccatggctgaaatagttagtgactaccgagaaggcaagcctcagacataacctatatttcaaattattactatttactgttattacttacttgcgcatttacagttcttaggatttgaattgaaaccctaggtgcatgatcctaggaacctatgtactgaacactagaactgagttcgaataattgctaagcttataggaccggtaaaagtcgagtgattgcctgtcactcgcgagctctataggaattgcttgtttactttctgttatcaatataaggacgatagacggggttgtgtttaatatcatgaccttatgtgagaccccgtctgtgttgatgaacttgctaaggtcgcggtgtgtggtagcggtggttaaatttttgaacgtactagccacatgccgtaaatatggtacgcagtAAGCCTAGttgccgattggaccggggagtggatatacctttcactctctcttagggataggttttatttttttatgttgcgcaacactgcgacctcgagggacaaggttggaccttggagccctgtagtcggggagagtgaccctatccacaagccggaaagaaaggtaaacggttgtttgggaacgacccgacggtgttccaaacgtgtgtgttaggtctgcctggccaggttaacaaattcgattcgaatcgtccgtttctcatggtttgggactgcttgatccctttgccacacagagtaataagagcaacattattatgatcaatcttgatgtttgcttagagttctaccatgattggatagtagttgcttacatagaatggttaatcaactagaatcttggaagctaaaacttgaaagtaaggacctactctttattgcttttcagcaaaaaggaaaaccagagcctcacggaaccttgcatagtctagttaggtgggctacgtatacccgttgacggttaagtcttgctgagtattagaatactcagccttactgttgaaacctttttcaggtatgagttttgaggaccaggtcgctagtttgtcttggccctgctctttgcctcctggctggtccgtagagtgggatacgtcttcggccggcaatgaccctgacgagtgataccatgcttgggctagcctggtatacttttgcgacgtgttgtagccgtcgtgtgttatcttccgctgtttaaactctaaagctttacacttatggcttgtataactgttttacaaaGTTTGGTTCTGTAATAAGTACTTTGAAAcatgttgtaatcactactttgcctgtgttgtaaaattgtggttgtaatatctctggactcgccttcgtgcggggtatgcttgttcgatccaagaaccggtggttaaccgacagaccaagaattgttccgtttgaagtgcgtttgagccggtgttgcctttatggtgatggtctgcgcacttgagccgggataattcaggtggttctgccacacacaTATGAGTCTTTGAGATTTATTTAGAATTTCTGAATTTCATAATGGGCCAAGACCAAAATTCCATCATAAAGGAATGGAATTTTCACCATAAAACTTAAGGCTCGAATAAATTTACGGAGTTCAATTCAAATGATATAAATAACATTGCATGCTCAAAAATTGCACGGAAGTGCACGGGAATAGTGCTATGAAGTTTGGGATGTTATTAGTATAGTGGGTTTGATCAAGATTAACTGCAATCAAACTACTTAAACTCAAGCTAGCCAGTTTACTTACAAGTGGTTTTGTTGATCTTTTTTCATCCTGACTTCGTATATCTGAAGACGATCCGATCTCGTCTTTAAAAATGTTTCAGAATATAAAGCGGAGGGCTTCGGTATCTTATGCCAGCTAATTAAGACAGTTCTCGTGCCCTACACGTTCTATTATTGTACTCCGTATGAGATCTCATGCCAACAAGATATATATAAATTTCGCGCCACATGCGGAGCGCACCTTGCCATGCACATGATCACGCATCTATGGAGCTCTTTTAAAATTAAACCAGGCAGCTGCAATTTCAACTGAGAACTACGTTGGCGACGTGGCTCATCATTTAtgattatatatttatatttgtcCTAGTTTGACTAACGCATATATAGTTTAATTTTATGAGACTCTGGTTAATTTTGTGACATAGATATCAAGGATAAATAACAAGCTATAAATATTCGCTTTGTCAACTGCAAGGGAAGCAGCTGCGCAAATATATAGGACCAGTCCCGCACGTCTACCCACCGCTGCGAGAAGCTAGCAAGTAGCAATGGCGGTGTCGTCGGCGATGCTGCAGCGTTGGACACCATCGCCGTGCCCGACGACGCCGCTCAacgtcggcggcgagcacgAGACCGGCCATGGGGTTTTCCTCACCTGGCGGGATGTTTCGGTGACGGCTGTCGACGAGAATGGGAGGCACAAGCAGATTCTCGACCGGATCACCGGCTGCGCCCGCCCCGGCCAAGTGCTGGCTCTCATGGGAGCCTCCGGCAGCGGCAAGACCACGCTTCTCGACACCCTGTCCGGTAACGCAGAAACAATCTTTCGTTTATTCCGTTCATTGTGTAATCAGGATCTCGGTTACGAAGTTTCCCTCTATTTCTTGGAAGTAGAAAACTTGGAGCAGGTGAGATCATCAGTATTCCTATTCCCCAttgaattaatgcaaatgtAGGTCGACTCGGGGTAGACATGAATGGCACAGGCGACATCTTGATCAATGGCCGGCGGAAAAGGCTTTCTTACGGCACCTTGGTAAGACATTCCATTCCTTCTTGTAATCTGATGAGAAGTGATGACACACCATAATTCTCTAGTAGTATTTCATTTTGCATATACGCAGAGCTGCCGGATTGCAGCATGATGAGTGTTATCGCAGGCCTATGTAACCCAAGAGAACACGCTGATGACCACGCTGACGGTGAGCGAAGCCATCCGCTACTCGGCGCTGCTCCAGCTGCCGGGCTCCATGCCGCTGGCCAAGAAGCTGACGCGCGCCGACCGCGCCATCTGGGAGATGGGGCTGGGCGCGGTGGCCAGCTCGCGGATCGGCGGCCGGGTGTGCAAGGGCATCAGCGGCGGGGAGAGGAAGCGGGTGAGCATCTGCATGGAGCTGCTCGCGTCGCCGCGCCTGCTCTTCCTCGACGAGCCCACCAGCGGGCTCGATAGCGCCGCTGCGTACCATGTCTTGGCGCACATCGCCAGGCTCGCGAGGACCACGGGGACAACGGTGGTCGCCGCCGTTCACCAGCCGAGCACGGAGGTGTTCGACCTCTTCCATGGGCTCTGCCTGCTTGCGAATGGGAGGATGGTGTACTTTGGGCCAACTCCTGAGGCAGCTGAGGTTAGTACGGTCTTTTAAccggtttgattttttttaaaaaaaataagtcTCGTGCACTCCTCATTTGCTAAGCCTTAGAAATTGACAAATACTAAATACTTCAGAGTCGTGCCCAGTATCAAAATACCTAACCGTTACTATTTCATAGATTACCACGTAATTAATGacaaatactccctccttccccgtttataaggcatggtggaacatgacacagtcttctaaacaacactttgaccatttatttatcatatattatatcacttttgattataaacttataatcattgtaaactatatttgattatgaatccaatcatatgaaatttgcattataaaaacaaaaatttaatagtcaaattattggtcaaagatgagaaggtttgaatcttgatatacgtgtatgccttataaacggggaaggagggagtagtttcGTATAATCAAGTCGGAATGTGACAAACAATCATtctatacatttttttttgggaagACAGTTCCTTTAGAATTTATTTGAATCAATAACATAGGGAAGGCCTGGGAGTACAAACATGTCCGCGTTTCGGATCACCGGCTAGTAAATTTGTTTACGCGTCACAGGATCGGATGGTAGTAAAGTAAAGACAAGGTTTTATACTGGATCGGGCGGAACGTCCCAACGTCCAGTTCGAGCTCTCGTGCTCTTGTACTCAAATGTTTGCAGTAGGGGTACAAACgggcgagagagagggagcaaGGATCTCAAGTCTTTAgttgtgcgtgtgtgtgtggcgAGTGCGGGAGTGGGAATGTTCGGATCCCCTGCAAAGGGtgcgccctcccccttttatagcccaaggggtGAGGATTTacactgagagagagagagtggggatCTGGCGACTCCCGACCCTGCTTGATGACTCAACGGTGGGTCCTGTTGACTTATCTTGACTTGAGTTGTTGGGGACGTCCAGTCCGTACGTTCTGACACAAAATCTATCGTAGCGTCGTGGGAGACGGGATTTCTGCCTGCCAGCCGGATTCCAGCCTGGCTGCCGCGTCCTCCATTTGTGGGGCATGGCTCTTAGTCCCGTCATGACATGGCGGAGTGGCCAGACCGTGCCTCCTCCTGAATCGGCGCGAGCTTACCTGTCACTCACTCCGTCTCCGTACAGGAGTGGAGGGCGGTCATGTCCCTGACTTTTTGGGTCCACTCCGGCAGCCAGCCTTTATCCGGGATCTCTCCCGATATCCAGGAGAGCCATGATTACGGGCTGTGTGGGCCCTCCTACGCGAGGGTCGGGCGAGGTGGAACCCCTCTGCGTGAgggtcgagcgaggcggaacCCTCCCACAGAGGTCGGTCGAGACAGGCCCCCCTTCTGTGGGGGTCGGGCGTTTGAGTGAGACGGCGGCCTCCCAAGGGGAGTGGGCCGTTCCCTCCACCCATGGGCCTTCCGATCTATTGGTTGTCATGTTGGGCCTCGGTTGTTCCGTATTGCTTGGTTATTACTTGGCCTAACACACCTTAACGGACTATGTTTGGGATACCCGTTATCCTTATCTCCAACAAAACACCTACATTTTCTAGTGACTATTCCTAAAATGGAGTCCAAACtagggccttgtttagatgcaaaaactTTTGGATGTAAAATAATGTAGCACTttcatttgtatttggtaattaatgtcccatcatggattaactaggctcaaaagattcgtctcgcaaattacagataaactgtgtaattagttatttcgtttagctacatttaatacttcatgcatgtattgaaaaattcgatgtgatgggaatcttgtaaagttttggaatttcgaaggaaactaaacaaggcctaggtAGTAGGCTAAACaacatatttattatttttaaaagAGTAAAGGCCAATCCACCCTCAAATTTATCTCTAAGTTTAAAAAGAACATGAACTCCAAACACAGAAATATTTATTGAACTCCAAAGGCAATTCAAAGTGGTTTCCAAGgtattttgctgacatggcgaTGGCATGCGGGTCCTAGGCGTAGGAGTTCAGTTCAGATTATTACTTTTGTGACGTCCAACACTGGCCCCGGCAAGCTCTTTTTCCCTCTAGCGAATGCCCCGTCCCTTCCTTCCCTTTCTCAAATCGACTTCTTGTTTTCTCATTTTTTCCATCCTTTGCGGCGGTGGGCAGTGGCCGGTGGCGGAGACTGACTTCGGTTGATGCACAACTCATTACTGGATGGTTGATGCATAAGTTCCTCTTGCAGTTACTTCTTCACGCTCAAGAACCATATCTCCAATGAGAACCTCAACTCACTCATCTCCGTCTCCATCAATGATGAGGACCTTGTCGACAATTATACAACCACCTCATCCCCTCATCCTCCAGCGGCTAATGCACATGCACCTCCTAAATCAAACTTTTCCTCCTCCCCACCAAATATCAATCCTCGTCTAGCTCAGATCCCTCCATGATGATTCCCTGGTTCGTCGATGCCCTACATCCCCATCTCTGGCTCTCTCGATAGCATCACAAGGGGATATCCATCCACTAGCACCTCCCTCAACTGCCTCCTCTGTCTTGAGGCTCAACTCGACTCCATTCAAAGACATCCTCTATGGTTACTCAACAGAGACATCCTTGAAAGTCATCTGAGCCTAGGCGGTGATGGAAATTCATCTCATTCGCTTGTTACTTCTCAATTGATTGAATTATGTTACATGAATTCAATTTGTCATCAAGATTGGTTTTGTGGGTTCTGTTGCTTTTGGATGGGAGTATCAAACTCGGCCATGCAGGTAAGAATTTCTTGTTCGACTCGACCTCCTCAACGGTCGGAGGACTGCCAATTGGATGTTGGCGTCGTTCAGACATTAAGCAGAACACACAAATTAAAGAAGGGGGTTTGCAGGTGGGGCCAATGTAACTGAAGTAGCAAAACATTGAGTTGGAATCTGGCATGTGGGACTGACATGCCACATATATCCCATGCCAGAGGGGGGGTTGGTAATCGGAACGGTTTCGAGAGTTTCAAGTAGCAAGGATCTCGGGGGTGCTCAAACTGAAAGACAAGTTTTAGGGCAAAATGGGTCTTCAATCTTTTTAGAATGCATAATGTAGCAATCAGTACTATTGTTTTGTTCAATATATGTTGCGGACACAACTTTTTGTTGTCCTTCAGTGCTGATGGTTTTCCTTATCTCTCTACAATGTTGTAGTTCTTCACAGCCAATGGCTTTCCTTGTCCCTTGAGGAGGAATCCTTCTGATCACTACCTACGAATTATAAACAAAGATTTTGATGAGGTATACACCTTCTCTGACTCCTAATTCGTTTATTGGAATGGTTATAATATCTAGAAATTAAAAATTGTTAATACGTATACATTTTGTCTAGCATTAACGTGATTTGGTGGAACAGGAAATAAAAAACGGATCCAGTCTCAAGTCTCCAAGTGCAGCTGAAGCTATTGAAACTCTCATTAACTCTTTCAGATCTCTCCATAGTTTGGCAACCAACATTCAGACCATTGGGACAGAGAATGATGTATATATCCTTTAATTAGTTCATTCCCCCAAATAAGGTGAGCTTTTCTAAACACATAAAGaactttattattttatttatttttcaccGGTTCCGCCATTAATTAAGGAAAGGCAAGCTGGTTTCTTCATCAAATTGCTTGTGCTCATCAGAAGATCATGCGTCAATATGCACCGAGACATAGGCTACTACTGGTTGAGATTTGCAATTTTCACTTGTGTCTGCCTCTGCATTGGCAGTATTTTCTATAATATTGGCGACACTAGTATGGGATCCATCCAGGTAAGATGTATACAATTTAATATGTAGCGGAAACCATATGagacagaaagagaaaaatcaATGACTAATAACATACGCATTCCAGGCTAGAGTATCATTGATCATGTGTATAACAACAATACTGACAATGACTTCACTTGGAGGATTCCCATCTTTTGCAGAGGACATGAAGGTGTTATTCTAATGAAACTTTTCAACTGTCCGCAAGAAACTGAAATTCTGCAGCTTTTATAATAAAGAAATTTTCCTTTGGGAATTCAGGTATTTCGAAAGGAAAGGCTGAATGGGCATTATGGTGCCACTGCATTTGTGATCGCCAACACACTCTCATCAGCTCCATTCTTAGGATTAATGTGCATAATACCAGGTGCAATAATATACTACATGACTGGTCTCCAACGAGGAATGGACCATTTCATCTACTTTGTGGCAGTATTGTGGGCAAATACAATGCTAGTGGAAGGACTGATGATGACTGTTGCAGCGATGGTGCCTGATATTCTCCTTGGGGTCGCCCTTGGATCTGGAATACAAGCGCTCCTGCTGCTCAGTTGTGGATTCTTCAGGTTCCCTGATGACCTCCCAAAACCTATATGGAAGTACCCAATGTACTTCATCTCCTATCACAAGTACGGAATGCAGGGATTGTACAAGAACGAATTCCTTGGATTAGCATTTGGGGACCAACTGAATCCTAATGGACTTCTCACGGGAGGTGACCACGTACTAAAGAGATTACAAGTGGAGATGGGCTACTCTAAGTGGGTAGATCTTGCAATTTTGTGTGCAATGGTTATAA
This sequence is a window from Panicum virgatum strain AP13 chromosome 7K, P.virgatum_v5, whole genome shotgun sequence. Protein-coding genes within it:
- the LOC120639937 gene encoding ABC transporter G family member 1-like — protein: MAVSSAMLQRWTPSPCPTTPLNVGGEHETGHGVFLTWRDVSVTAVDENGRHKQILDRITGCARPGQVLALMGASGSGKTTLLDTLSGRLGVDMNGTGDILINGRRKRLSYGTLAYVTQENTLMTTLTVSEAIRYSALLQLPGSMPLAKKLTRADRAIWEMGLGAVASSRIGGRVCKGISGGERKRVSICMELLASPRLLFLDEPTSGLDSAAAYHVLAHIARLARTTGTTVVAAVHQPSTEVFDLFHGLCLLANGRMVYFGPTPEAAEFFTANGFPCPLRRNPSDHYLRIINKDFEEIKNGSSLKSPSAAEAIETLINSFRSLHSLATNIQTIGTENDDFSPVPPLIKERQAGFFIKLLVLIRRSCVNMHRDIGYYWLRFAIFTCVCLCIGSIFYNIGDTSMGSIQARVSLIMCITTILTMTSLGGFPSFAEDMKVFRKERLNGHYGATAFVIANTLSSAPFLGLMCIIPGAIIYYMTGLQRGMDHFIYFVAVLWANTMLVEGLMMTVAAMVPDILLGVALGSGIQALLLLSCGFFRFPDDLPKPIWKYPMYFISYHKYGMQGLYKNEFLGLAFGDQLNPNGLLTGGDHVLKRLQVEMGYSKWVDLAILCAMVIIYRATFLAMIKLAETRGPIIKCRCMKV